The DNA region TCAGGGTCACTCACCACATCCCACAGCGGAATGCCCAGCTGATTGGCCGCATCGGTGAGCCGCTGGATCGTGGTCTTGCCAATGCCGCGCTTGGGCACATTGATCACCCGCAGCAGGCTGACGGTATCCGCCGGGTTGATCAGCAGCCGCAGATAGGCCAGAAGATCTTTGATCTCACGCCGGTCATAGAAGCGCATTCCGCCTACAACGATATAGGGGATGCCCCAACGCACCAGCGATTCCTCGACCGAACGGGACTGGGCATTGGTGCGATAAAGCACGGCCATGTCACCCCAGCTGAGCTCGGGATTGGCAGCTTCCATCGTCCGCAACCGGTGCACCACAGCCTCCGCCTCAGCGATTTCGTCATCACAGCGGGTGAGGGAGATCAATTCCCCCTCACCACGCGTAGGGCGCAACACTTTGTCGATACGTTCGCTGTTGTTAGAAATCAGCGCATTGGCCGCCCCCAGGATCGTGGCGGTGGAGCGGTAATTCTCCTCCAGCTTCACCATCGTGCGAGTGGCCTCATCCGGAGCCTGATCACCGAAATCGTCCTGAAAGCCCATCAGAATCGTGAAATCTGCAGCACGGAAGCTGTAAATGCTCTGGTCGGCGTCACCCACCACAAACACCGAACGCCCGGCCCAGTCGTCGTAATCCTGCGGTTCCTTGCCATCGGTCACCAGCAGCTTGATCAGGTCGTACTGGGTGCGGTTGGTGTCCTGATACTCATCCACCAGAACGTGACGGAATCGACGATGCCAGTAGCTGCGCACCTGCTCGTTTTGCTGCAAGAGCTGCACCGGAAGGAGCAGCAAATCGTCAAAATCGAGGGCATTGTTTGCCGCCAGTGCCTTGCGGTAACGCCGGTAGACGTCAGCGATGAGCTTTCCCCGCTGCCCTTCAGCATTAGCCTCGAGCTGATCGGGCAGCCAGCCCTGGTTTTTGGCGTTGCTGATCGCCCAACGAGTCTTCTTGGGGTCAAAGCGCTTGGGATCCAGCTGCAGTTCCTGAGTAACGATCTCCCTGACCAGGCTCTGGGCATCAGCTTCGTCGTAGATCGAAAACTGCTTTGTCCAAGTGAGTCCTTCGGAGTCCTGGAATTTATCGATGTCGTAGCGGAGCATCCGCGCAAACAACGCGTGGAAGGTGCCGATCCAGAGTTCTTTGGTGACTTCGCGGTAGATGCGCGAACGCAACTGACGCTGCTCCACTGGCGGCAGGGTGCTCCAAGGCTGACCATATTGGCTCTGCGCCAGCTTTTGGGCCAAGAGCAGCTCAAGCCGCTCCCTCATCTCTCGAGCGGCTTTATTGGTAAAGGTAACGGCCAGAACATGCGCCGGATCTGCACCGTGCTCTCCGATCAGGTGAGCAATCCGATGAGTAAGTGCCCGCGTTTTGCCACTGCCAGCACCCGCCACCACAAGTAGGGGCCCCTCACAATGATCGACAGCCCGCCGTTGGGCGTCGTTAAGTCCATCTAAAAAACTCATAGATCAATTTTAGAGGCAGTAAGCGTAAAAACATGACCAGAGCCTCAAAACCACAACCGCACCTCATTTTCAAGAATCAACATGTTTAACCAAACTACAAAGTATTTCGCGCCAATTTGCTCTTGACCAGCATCGCATAAACGAAACAAACAAAAACTTTGCCGCATATTCCAAAAATATCAAATTTCTCCATCGGCACAATGCCTGGCTGGGCATTCGTGGATTAAACTTTAAGGGAAAGGCTACAGAAACATGACCCAAGAGAATCCGACAACCGAAGCTGATTTATCTTTAGTACTTTGCACGTACGGAAGAACAAATGAGGTTGATAGCTTCCTCAATTCAATTTACATGCAAACAAAAAAGCCAGCTGAGATCATCATCGTAGATCAAAACGAAGAAGACATATTGCATAATATTTTAAAAAAGTGGAGCTCAAAGCTTCCAATAATGCACAATAGAGTTAACTTCAAAGGAGCTTCAAAATCCAGGAACTATGGCGCCAAAAAAGCTGTGTTCTCGTTAATAGCCTTTCCTGATGATGATTGTCTATACCCACCTAGACTTATAGAAAATATCATAAGATTATTTCAGATAAAAGCAGAAGTCGACACAGTCATAACAGCCAAAATAGAACCATCAGAAATCAACGGCAGTCTATCCGAACCAAGCCTAAGTCATTCCCAGGTAAATTCTACACTAGACTTGTTCAAAGCCAAGGCTGAAACCTCAAATATCTTTACCAAAAAATCAGAACTTGAAAAACTTTCATACATTTTCAGTGAAAATATTGGACCTGGCGCAAACACCCCATGGGCATCAAACGAGGAAACAGATTTATTGATTCGACTTCTCAAACAAGAAACAATCATAATTAAATTAAAGGAATTATCAATTGCCCATCACTCACTTCAAGTTTCTCCGGTCAGAAGCCTTAAATACGGCATGGGAAGATTCGAAGTCATTTCAAAACATCAACTCGGCGTAGGAATATATCTGATAAATTTACTTCAGCCTATAGCTAGATATCTGAAAACCCCGAAGCTATACAACCTTATGCTTTGCCTCTCAACAATGCTAGGAAGATCTGGAATATTAAACCAAGTATACAAGATACTTAATGCTCGCCATAACTATTGATATCACTAGCCAGCTTTAATTCGATATTTTGATCCTGCAAGTATGCCTATAGCCATCCAGAAAAAAGGGAAATCACCAAGGTGCCCATTATGCATAGAATAAATTAGGGCCTGTGCTGCCATAAGACCGGAAGGAAGAGTAGTAGGATTATTTTTGATCTCCTTAAAAAAATTGGCTAATGGGGAAAACATACAATAAAGCAATGGGAGAGTCATAGAAATACCACCTATAGCCAAAGACTCAAACACATAGTTGTGTGGATAATAAACACCTTTCTCAATCTCTAGGCTACCAAGTATCTCTTGCAAACGAAAACCAATACCCATAAAAGGATTAGCCACAAATTGCTCAATAGATATTTTCCAAAATTCTAAACGTGACAAAATAGTATTAGCAGATCTTGGCGTAAATACTTTTTCCAATAAATGTGGCGAAGTTCCAATCAATAAAATTAATATAGAAAACGGGATTACCAGCTGCAAAGCGTATTTAGATTTCATCAGTCCTTTAAATTCAAGGCGAGAGCGAAGAAGAAAAACCGATGCGCAAATCATCAACAAACTGGCTAGAAAAACCCCCCTTGTCGCACTATAAATAATTACAAATAAACCAAAAAGTATACCTAAGTACGAAGCTATCGGGGTTGAATTAACCTGAATCAATCTTGCCTTATTAAACATGACTTTTATAAGACAAAGCATCATCAAAGTACAGCCTGCATTTGCGCAGGTAATGGCATTTAAATGCTCTAAATAAAATCGACCTTGGTCCAGGCCAGGATCTACAAGAAAACAAATAATTGAAATACCAATTAAGAATACTCCATACTTAACTTGTCTGATAAGCGCAAAATCAAGCTTTTGCTGCAATGCCATAATATAACAACAAATAGCAATTGGCAAAGAACTACCTAAACTCCAAGCCAATAATTCCCATACCGGCAAAGCTAATGCAACTTCAGATACATAGACATCATAAAAAAGTCTTAGTAGGTATAAACACCAAAACAACAAAACAGAAAAAATCCACACATTA from Synechococcus sp. MU1643 includes:
- a CDS encoding UvrD-helicase domain-containing protein codes for the protein MSFLDGLNDAQRRAVDHCEGPLLVVAGAGSGKTRALTHRIAHLIGEHGADPAHVLAVTFTNKAAREMRERLELLLAQKLAQSQYGQPWSTLPPVEQRQLRSRIYREVTKELWIGTFHALFARMLRYDIDKFQDSEGLTWTKQFSIYDEADAQSLVREIVTQELQLDPKRFDPKKTRWAISNAKNQGWLPDQLEANAEGQRGKLIADVYRRYRKALAANNALDFDDLLLLPVQLLQQNEQVRSYWHRRFRHVLVDEYQDTNRTQYDLIKLLVTDGKEPQDYDDWAGRSVFVVGDADQSIYSFRAADFTILMGFQDDFGDQAPDEATRTMVKLEENYRSTATILGAANALISNNSERIDKVLRPTRGEGELISLTRCDDEIAEAEAVVHRLRTMEAANPELSWGDMAVLYRTNAQSRSVEESLVRWGIPYIVVGGMRFYDRREIKDLLAYLRLLINPADTVSLLRVINVPKRGIGKTTIQRLTDAANQLGIPLWDVVSDPEAVRSLGGRSAKGLLQFCDLVNDLQSRSREVAPSELIQQVLEKSGYVSELIADGTDEAEERRRNLQELVNAALQYQEENEEGDLEGFLAGAALSSDADSKDTAADRVTLMTLHSSKGLEFPVVCLVGMEQGLFPSYRSLDDPASLEEERRLCYVGITRAKERLFLSHASERRLWGGMREAAVPSVFLSELPEALVQGEIPQSGGAALRRERRLERLTRVDRDKPSSAPANAVRRRQAGPAPGRSWQVGDKVMHASFGVGEITHTFGSGEKVSIAVKFAGMGPKILDPRLAPIEPDG
- a CDS encoding O-antigen ligase, which encodes MPKLLRVHIVDSYFALILFGQVFFSSLANLLSVDNRFVMLLLRLSIMIFSYGYIYLYIREKRIRDCFNVWIFSVLLFWCLYLLRLFYDVYVSEVALALPVWELLAWSLGSSLPIAICCYIMALQQKLDFALIRQVKYGVFLIGISIICFLVDPGLDQGRFYLEHLNAITCANAGCTLMMLCLIKVMFNKARLIQVNSTPIASYLGILFGLFVIIYSATRGVFLASLLMICASVFLLRSRLEFKGLMKSKYALQLVIPFSILILLIGTSPHLLEKVFTPRSANTILSRLEFWKISIEQFVANPFMGIGFRLQEILGSLEIEKGVYYPHNYVFESLAIGGISMTLPLLYCMFSPLANFFKEIKNNPTTLPSGLMAAQALIYSMHNGHLGDFPFFWMAIGILAGSKYRIKAG
- a CDS encoding glycosyltransferase family 2 protein — translated: MTQENPTTEADLSLVLCTYGRTNEVDSFLNSIYMQTKKPAEIIIVDQNEEDILHNILKKWSSKLPIMHNRVNFKGASKSRNYGAKKAVFSLIAFPDDDCLYPPRLIENIIRLFQIKAEVDTVITAKIEPSEINGSLSEPSLSHSQVNSTLDLFKAKAETSNIFTKKSELEKLSYIFSENIGPGANTPWASNEETDLLIRLLKQETIIIKLKELSIAHHSLQVSPVRSLKYGMGRFEVISKHQLGVGIYLINLLQPIARYLKTPKLYNLMLCLSTMLGRSGILNQVYKILNARHNY